In Edaphobacter paludis, a single window of DNA contains:
- the gmk gene encoding guanylate kinase: MAGILFIISAPSGSGKSTLVSQLRTLVAGLDFSISYTTRSPRGSEEDGREYHFTSREEFERMVAAGDFLEWAEVFGNYYGTAVSALAHARDAGKDLLLDIDVQGAVQVMKKLPQAVSIFILPPSPEVLEMRLRNRSEAEQVTSEAVIEGRLAEARNELKRIGDYKYALVNDVLDQAVAEMRAIVLFERGARDGVQAVAESCRTDAASPRLSSALGTFGR; the protein is encoded by the coding sequence ATGGCAGGCATACTTTTTATTATTTCGGCACCCTCGGGGTCAGGAAAATCAACGCTGGTGAGCCAGTTGAGGACGTTGGTCGCGGGATTGGATTTCTCGATCTCGTATACGACGCGCTCTCCGCGAGGTTCTGAGGAGGATGGCCGCGAGTATCACTTCACCAGCCGGGAAGAGTTTGAGCGGATGGTCGCGGCGGGTGATTTTCTGGAGTGGGCCGAGGTCTTTGGCAACTACTACGGAACGGCGGTTTCGGCGCTGGCACATGCCAGAGATGCGGGGAAAGACCTGCTGCTCGATATCGATGTGCAGGGCGCGGTGCAGGTGATGAAGAAGCTGCCCCAGGCGGTGTCGATCTTCATTCTGCCGCCAAGTCCGGAGGTTTTGGAGATGCGGCTGCGCAACCGCAGCGAGGCGGAGCAGGTGACTTCGGAGGCCGTGATTGAAGGCAGGCTGGCTGAGGCTCGGAATGAGTTGAAGCGCATTGGCGACTACAAATATGCGCTGGTGAATGACGTTCTCGACCAGGCAGTGGCGGAGATGCGGGCGATTGTTTTGTTTGAGCGCGGGGCACGCGATGGAGTGCAGGCAGTGGCCGAGAGTTGCAGAACGGATGCTGCTTCGCCCCGGCTCAGCAGCGCGCTGGGCACTTTTGGCAGATAA
- a CDS encoding RNA polymerase sigma-54 factor, whose amino-acid sequence MKVSQRQVLTPGLVQMVSVLALNKLELKEMINTEMVENPVLEELEESAVSLEERAGIEGDRERSAEEVVAASEREEKDPFDEIDFGSYFQDYLDPGFRTASNFEEYDKPSFENFLSQPSTLSDHLAWQLGSLTLSPEVRAAAELVVGNLNENGYLTATDEELVDGLMSLERRVKTVPISFDRRAKAQPSDLQMQPPAAEIASGGAQDSIEIAATATETTEKDEGRTALLAVVQEARSIVNFLDPVGVGARDLRECLLIQINAQQGEAALVLRRRQATPADDAGSSDEDYGEIEQAHPVTDEAGRVDIFSIATHVVTHCLALLQKKDMRELTRSCGRTAEEVQAAVEFIRTLDPRPGQRYNQSEARLIEPDVAFVKRDDKYIVLMNEEDMPTLRLNQSYRKMLQQKQTEKEVKEYVKERYKSAIQLLRNIEQRKNTIVRTCDVIVRRQTEFLEHGVNALKPMMIKEVAEEIGVHPSTVSRAVANKYVHTPQGVFELRFFFSEGVNGPEGGDLPLVLLKRKVKKLIEEEDERKPLTDDQLAAELQRQGIQVTRRTVAKYREDMQIPSTHQRRVR is encoded by the coding sequence ATGAAGGTTTCGCAACGCCAGGTGCTGACGCCTGGATTGGTGCAGATGGTTAGCGTCCTGGCGCTGAACAAGCTTGAGTTGAAAGAGATGATCAACACCGAGATGGTGGAAAATCCGGTGCTCGAAGAACTTGAGGAGTCCGCCGTCTCGCTGGAGGAGCGGGCGGGGATTGAGGGCGATCGGGAACGTTCAGCGGAAGAAGTGGTGGCGGCGAGCGAGCGGGAAGAGAAGGACCCCTTCGACGAGATCGACTTCGGAAGTTACTTTCAGGACTATCTCGATCCCGGGTTTCGAACGGCCTCAAACTTTGAGGAATATGACAAGCCCTCGTTCGAGAATTTTCTTTCGCAGCCAAGCACGCTGAGCGACCACCTCGCGTGGCAGCTTGGGTCATTGACGCTATCGCCGGAGGTGCGTGCGGCGGCGGAGTTGGTGGTTGGAAACCTCAATGAGAACGGCTATCTCACAGCCACCGATGAGGAACTCGTCGATGGCTTGATGTCGTTGGAGCGCAGGGTCAAGACTGTTCCGATTTCATTTGATCGGCGCGCCAAGGCTCAGCCTTCTGATTTGCAGATGCAGCCCCCGGCAGCCGAGATTGCCAGCGGCGGTGCGCAGGACTCGATCGAGATTGCTGCTACTGCCACAGAAACCACGGAAAAGGATGAGGGACGGACTGCACTCCTTGCGGTAGTTCAAGAGGCGCGCTCGATCGTCAATTTTCTCGATCCTGTTGGTGTTGGAGCGAGAGACCTACGTGAATGCCTGCTGATTCAGATTAACGCGCAACAGGGCGAGGCAGCCCTTGTGCTGCGTCGACGGCAAGCAACGCCGGCAGACGATGCCGGCAGCAGCGATGAAGACTATGGAGAGATCGAGCAAGCTCATCCTGTCACTGACGAAGCTGGCCGAGTAGACATCTTCAGTATCGCGACCCATGTGGTGACCCATTGTCTGGCGCTGTTGCAGAAGAAGGACATGCGCGAGTTGACGCGGAGTTGTGGACGCACCGCGGAAGAGGTACAGGCCGCCGTTGAGTTTATACGGACGCTCGATCCTCGTCCCGGGCAGCGTTACAACCAGAGCGAAGCGCGGCTGATTGAACCGGATGTCGCGTTTGTGAAGCGGGACGACAAATACATCGTTCTGATGAATGAAGAGGACATGCCTACGCTTCGGCTCAACCAGAGCTATCGCAAGATGCTGCAACAAAAGCAGACGGAAAAAGAAGTGAAGGAGTACGTGAAGGAGCGGTACAAATCCGCGATCCAGCTACTGCGAAATATCGAACAGCGAAAAAATACCATTGTGCGGACCTGCGATGTGATTGTCAGGCGACAGACGGAGTTTTTGGAACATGGCGTCAATGCTCTGAAACCAATGATGATCAAGGAGGTCGCCGAAGAGATCGGCGTGCATCCTTCCACGGTGAGTCGCGCGGTGGCCAACAAGTACGTGCATACGCCTCAGGGCGTGTTTGAACTGCGCTTCTTCTTTTCGGAAGGCGTGAATGGCCCGGAGGGTGGCGACTTGCCGCTGGTCCTGTTGAAGCGCAAGGTGAAGAAGTTGATCGAAGAAGAGGATGAACGGAAGCCGTTGACGGATGATCAACTGGCGGCTGAGTTGCAAAGGCAGGGAATTCAGGTGACGCGGCGGACGGTGGCAAAATATCGCGAGGACATGCAGATTCCAAGCACGCACCAACGCCGGGTCCGTTGA
- the lptB gene encoding LPS export ABC transporter ATP-binding protein, with product MKILSTEEIGKSYGGRQVVRGVSLQIEQGEVVGLLGPNGAGKTTSFYMIVGLLRPDAGRVLMDGEDISRLPMYLRARNHGISYLPQEPSVFRKLTVQDNILAVLEAQQLSWESRRTRTEKLIEQLNLGHVRKTRGYALSGGERRRVEIARCLAIEPAFILLDEPFSGIDPIAVLDLQEIIFDLKKSGIGVLITDHNVRETLSVTDRAYIINEGRIFRTGTPGELGRDAEVRRIYLGENFSMA from the coding sequence ATGAAGATTTTATCGACGGAGGAGATCGGCAAGTCGTATGGCGGACGCCAGGTCGTTCGAGGCGTAAGCCTGCAGATCGAGCAGGGCGAAGTCGTGGGACTTCTGGGACCGAACGGGGCGGGTAAGACGACGAGCTTCTACATGATTGTGGGGCTGCTTCGCCCGGACGCGGGACGGGTGTTGATGGATGGGGAGGACATCAGCCGGTTGCCAATGTACCTGCGCGCGCGAAACCATGGCATCAGTTATCTACCCCAGGAGCCTTCCGTCTTTCGCAAGCTGACGGTGCAGGACAATATTCTGGCAGTCCTGGAGGCGCAGCAGTTGAGCTGGGAGAGTCGGAGGACGCGCACTGAGAAGTTGATTGAGCAGTTGAATCTCGGCCATGTTCGCAAGACACGGGGCTATGCGCTGAGCGGAGGCGAGCGCAGACGTGTAGAGATCGCACGCTGCCTTGCGATCGAACCGGCGTTTATTTTGCTGGATGAGCCGTTTTCGGGGATCGACCCCATTGCTGTGCTGGATCTGCAGGAGATCATCTTCGACTTGAAGAAGAGCGGGATTGGCGTTCTGATCACAGACCATAACGTGAGGGAGACGTTATCGGTGACGGACCGCGCCTACATCATCAATGAAGGTAGGATTTTTCGTACGGGTACGCCAGGAGAGCTGGGCCGGGATGCCGAAGTGCGGCGGATCTATTTGGGCGAGAATTTTTCAATGGCTTAG
- a CDS encoding LptA/OstA family protein has protein sequence MRISVSIERLRIWLLVGAGLLVTVIIAFLGYAHYRAHRFLAELPAKLGIDVTRETDAFTYSQSLGGRTIYTIHAAKALQHKDGKYTLHDVGIVVYGHNSDRADRIYGSEFEYDQKEQVATATGEVHLDLQAPAPTDAKERRDYAAGGELAGAKEAGPGDHIIHVTTSGLVFMQKLGVAATDKEIEFEYGGMTGHAVGADYDSDTGVVVLHSAVKVVGLQQGQPATLTAARAELNRPAKQVVLTQAKYALVGGAKAGVGQTAEAQQMVVHLRDDGSAERMEAQGAVTLTDGDGGRVVAPNGSILLNAESRPQSAVLTGGVRYIADGALRQGRGESAEAKAAFDKAGRLQHLVLTGAVQLHERLRASEASSAPWSERDLGAAKVELALISDQAGKAQLQEATATGDARLQVVSPTGKPGHLAMASSDLGGDVLTTHFVALDGVRRLSVVNGTGHTMVRRVSDAGAVNTSSGDALEVHFKTGAGHGSSTTDEISTAVQEGNVVMTQTPVKKPEDANVPQQEKAIAARAAYDGATQRLTLTGGVQLTDAGSLLLADRIAMQQQTGDAEADGAVKASYKLSGGGSEPVHVLASRAVLKHDAGQATFYGVAGHPARLWQGGSQVEAPMLQFDQKEKRLLAHGTGQEAAMPVHTVLVNAGNPKADAGKLGPGKAEVVRVVSRELTYSDATRQADFSGGVEVENADGHMRGQEAVVYLQAAKEAGKKAASSNALTVGQSGFMGGSVERVVATGHIEIDQPGRRATGERVVYTASDGMFVMTGTAAAPPRIMDDTRGTVTGTSLRFHAGDESVMISNGVSNGVEGKQRVRTETRVKKDR, from the coding sequence ATGCGTATTTCGGTGTCCATTGAAAGGCTGAGAATCTGGTTGCTGGTGGGCGCGGGCCTGCTGGTAACGGTGATTATCGCGTTTCTGGGCTATGCGCACTATCGGGCGCACCGGTTTCTGGCGGAGTTGCCGGCGAAACTTGGGATTGACGTGACGCGAGAGACGGACGCGTTTACGTATTCGCAGTCGTTAGGCGGCAGAACGATATATACGATTCATGCTGCCAAGGCGTTGCAGCACAAGGATGGCAAATACACGCTGCACGATGTTGGGATTGTGGTGTACGGGCACAATTCGGACAGAGCCGACCGCATCTATGGCAGCGAGTTCGAGTATGACCAGAAGGAGCAGGTGGCGACGGCCACGGGCGAAGTGCATCTTGACCTGCAGGCTCCGGCGCCAACCGACGCCAAGGAAAGACGGGATTATGCGGCTGGAGGTGAATTGGCAGGTGCTAAGGAGGCTGGGCCGGGCGACCACATCATCCATGTAACGACGAGCGGACTGGTCTTTATGCAAAAGCTGGGGGTTGCGGCGACGGACAAGGAGATCGAGTTTGAGTATGGCGGGATGACGGGCCATGCGGTCGGCGCCGACTATGACTCGGATACGGGCGTGGTGGTGCTGCACTCGGCCGTGAAGGTGGTGGGATTACAGCAGGGGCAGCCGGCGACGCTGACGGCGGCTCGGGCAGAGTTGAATAGACCCGCCAAACAGGTTGTGCTGACGCAGGCGAAGTATGCGCTGGTCGGCGGAGCGAAGGCAGGCGTCGGGCAGACGGCGGAGGCGCAGCAGATGGTGGTCCATCTGCGCGACGACGGATCGGCGGAGCGGATGGAAGCTCAGGGCGCGGTCACACTGACAGATGGCGATGGCGGCAGGGTGGTGGCTCCGAATGGAAGCATTTTGCTGAATGCTGAGAGCAGGCCGCAGTCGGCGGTATTGACGGGTGGAGTGCGGTACATTGCAGACGGAGCGTTACGCCAGGGCCGCGGAGAGTCCGCTGAGGCGAAGGCTGCCTTCGATAAGGCGGGTCGGCTTCAGCATCTGGTGCTGACGGGTGCGGTGCAGTTACATGAGAGGCTTCGTGCTTCGGAGGCGTCAAGTGCGCCTTGGAGCGAGCGGGATCTTGGAGCGGCTAAGGTAGAGCTTGCCTTGATTTCGGACCAGGCGGGGAAGGCCCAGTTGCAGGAGGCTACGGCGACTGGAGATGCTCGTTTGCAGGTGGTGAGTCCGACAGGTAAACCGGGACATCTGGCGATGGCGAGCAGCGATCTGGGTGGGGATGTCTTGACAACGCATTTTGTGGCGCTGGATGGCGTGCGGCGGCTTTCGGTGGTGAATGGGACCGGGCATACGATGGTGCGACGAGTGAGCGATGCCGGTGCCGTCAACACAAGTTCGGGAGATGCGCTGGAGGTTCATTTCAAGACGGGGGCGGGGCACGGTAGCAGCACGACGGACGAGATTTCGACCGCTGTGCAGGAGGGGAATGTGGTAATGACGCAGACGCCGGTGAAGAAGCCGGAGGATGCGAACGTACCGCAGCAAGAGAAGGCCATCGCCGCGCGGGCGGCCTACGACGGGGCGACGCAGCGGCTGACACTGACGGGTGGAGTTCAGTTGACGGATGCGGGAAGCCTGCTCTTGGCAGACCGCATTGCGATGCAGCAGCAGACGGGGGACGCCGAGGCGGATGGTGCGGTGAAGGCCAGCTATAAACTCTCCGGAGGTGGGAGCGAGCCGGTGCATGTGCTGGCTTCACGCGCTGTGTTGAAGCATGATGCGGGACAGGCGACCTTTTACGGCGTCGCTGGACATCCGGCTCGTCTTTGGCAGGGCGGTTCTCAGGTGGAGGCCCCGATGCTTCAGTTTGATCAGAAGGAGAAGCGACTGCTGGCTCATGGAACTGGACAGGAAGCTGCGATGCCTGTGCATACGGTGCTCGTGAATGCTGGGAATCCGAAGGCTGATGCGGGAAAGCTAGGCCCGGGGAAGGCTGAAGTTGTGCGGGTGGTGAGTAGGGAACTGACTTATTCGGACGCGACGCGGCAGGCGGATTTTAGCGGAGGAGTAGAGGTTGAGAACGCCGACGGCCATATGCGAGGGCAGGAGGCCGTGGTTTACTTGCAGGCGGCCAAGGAAGCCGGGAAGAAAGCAGCCTCCAGCAATGCCCTGACGGTTGGACAGAGTGGATTTATGGGGGGCAGCGTAGAGCGGGTGGTGGCAACCGGGCATATTGAGATTGACCAGCCTGGGCGCCGTGCGACCGGCGAGCGCGTGGTCTATACGGCGAGCGATGGGATGTTTGTGATGACGGGTACGGCGGCTGCTCCGCCCAGGATTATGGATGATACGCGCGGAACAGTGACGGGGACGTCGTTGCGATTTCATGCCGGGGATGAGAGTGTCATGATTTCTAATGGTGTTTCGAATGGTGTGGAGGGTAAGCAGAGGGTGCGCACAGAGACGCGGGTGAAAAAGGATCGATGA
- a CDS encoding ABC transporter ATP-binding protein, with product MRRIWRLLLYVRPYALYSVVSVALMAVVGAMTAFRLLLVKPIFDNVLSPQESKRVLNFPVPHTGWTLDLNFLVPNHFHNSWTIVAYALVVSALLKSVCDYAGTYLVNYAGFGMITDLRNDLYDAILRRSVAFFQKHATGTLLSTLINDIERVQYAMSTVLSDFLQQFFTLLFTIGVVIVVGGKLAWVLLLFVPIVISSARRIGRGVRHTTRKGQDKLAEIQNILHETITGNRIVKAFGMELWETDRFRRAAKRLFQANLKSVSVQAISSPLMDALGSVGIALLLLFGRDRILHREMTAGSFVTFLIAVFTLYDPVRKFALFYNSFQQALGASEDIFKFMDAQDDVQEKKHAHVLKGFNKEIQFEDVGFAYESEGETKQVLQNINFTVRPGEVLAFVGPSGAGKSSLVNLIPRFFDVNEGRILLDGHDLRDVTIVSLRKQIGKVTQETVLFNDTVRNNIAYGQPDVPMSKVEEAARMALAHEFIMKMPEGYNTMIGEKGVRLSGGERQRLAIARAILKNAPILILDEATSALDMESEHLVQAALANLMQGRTVFVIAHRLSTVRRATRIAVIENGRITEMGTHDELLLQSGTYRRLYDLQFSGHEGNVAGNGEAARVQTDLEGIA from the coding sequence TTGAGGCGTATCTGGCGATTACTGCTCTACGTGCGGCCCTATGCGCTGTATTCGGTGGTATCTGTTGCGTTGATGGCCGTTGTGGGAGCCATGACTGCCTTCAGGCTTCTACTGGTTAAGCCCATCTTCGATAATGTGTTGAGTCCGCAGGAATCGAAGAGAGTTTTGAATTTTCCGGTGCCGCATACGGGCTGGACGCTTGACCTGAATTTTCTTGTCCCCAACCACTTTCACAATTCATGGACCATTGTTGCCTATGCTCTGGTGGTCTCTGCGCTGCTGAAATCGGTCTGCGATTACGCGGGAACGTACCTGGTGAACTATGCCGGGTTCGGAATGATTACGGACCTGCGCAACGACCTTTACGATGCGATTTTGCGACGCTCTGTCGCGTTCTTTCAGAAGCACGCGACCGGAACCCTGCTGTCGACTTTGATCAATGATATTGAGCGCGTGCAATATGCAATGTCGACGGTGTTGAGCGATTTTCTGCAGCAGTTCTTTACGCTGCTTTTCACGATCGGTGTGGTGATTGTCGTCGGTGGAAAGCTGGCGTGGGTGCTGCTGTTGTTTGTCCCCATTGTCATCTCATCGGCCCGTCGGATTGGCCGGGGTGTGCGGCACACCACACGCAAAGGGCAAGATAAGCTGGCGGAGATTCAGAACATTCTTCACGAGACGATAACAGGCAATCGCATCGTGAAGGCCTTTGGAATGGAGTTGTGGGAGACGGACCGCTTCCGCAGGGCGGCGAAACGGCTCTTCCAGGCGAATCTGAAATCGGTGAGCGTGCAGGCGATCAGCTCACCTTTGATGGATGCGCTTGGATCGGTGGGCATTGCATTATTGCTATTGTTTGGCAGGGATCGAATTCTGCACCGCGAGATGACAGCGGGATCATTTGTCACATTTCTTATCGCGGTGTTTACGCTGTACGATCCTGTGCGCAAATTTGCGCTCTTTTATAACAGCTTCCAGCAGGCACTTGGAGCCAGCGAAGACATCTTCAAATTTATGGATGCGCAGGACGATGTGCAGGAGAAGAAGCATGCGCATGTGTTGAAGGGATTCAACAAAGAGATCCAATTCGAAGATGTGGGCTTTGCTTATGAGAGCGAGGGAGAGACGAAGCAGGTACTGCAGAACATCAATTTCACTGTGCGTCCGGGCGAAGTGCTGGCGTTCGTCGGGCCGAGTGGAGCAGGCAAATCTTCGCTGGTAAATCTAATCCCGCGCTTCTTCGATGTGAATGAAGGACGGATTCTGTTGGACGGCCATGACCTGCGGGACGTGACCATTGTTTCGCTGCGAAAACAGATCGGAAAAGTGACGCAGGAGACTGTGCTCTTCAACGACACCGTGCGCAACAACATTGCGTATGGCCAGCCGGATGTTCCGATGAGCAAGGTGGAAGAGGCCGCACGCATGGCGTTGGCACATGAGTTCATCATGAAGATGCCCGAAGGCTACAACACCATGATCGGTGAGAAGGGCGTTCGCCTGAGTGGCGGTGAGCGGCAACGATTGGCGATTGCGCGCGCGATCCTCAAGAATGCGCCAATCCTGATCCTCGATGAAGCAACGTCTGCTCTGGATATGGAGAGCGAACATCTTGTGCAGGCCGCGCTGGCCAATCTGATGCAGGGACGGACGGTATTTGTGATCGCGCATCGGCTTTCGACGGTTCGCCGGGCAACGAGAATTGCAGTGATCGAGAACGGCCGAATTACAGAGATGGGCACGCACGATGAGCTGTTATTGCAATCGGGAACGTACCGGCGACTCTATGATTTGCAGTTCAGCGGACATGAGGGGAACGTCGCGGGCAATGGTGAAGCTGCTCGGGTGCAGACGGATTTGGAGGGAATTGCATGA
- the hpf gene encoding ribosome hibernation-promoting factor, HPF/YfiA family, with the protein MDVEYTGRQATITKKLKTQTEVGLARIAKILGNAGNVHVILATDKYRQIAEVTVLTRNQKLVATCESTEMVIALRDTLDKIEQQAIRHKKKKMTIKRHGKSDTVLGGEAVEEEVAAAKPTAGRVAAKSSAGRKAVPMLVHSFPSTSPLSEPHVARSTDGVALRPMTLEEAVKEAAFRDRDVFVFRDHDGQAMVLHRKRDGKMELIEVP; encoded by the coding sequence ATGGATGTTGAGTACACCGGCAGACAGGCAACCATTACAAAGAAGTTGAAGACGCAGACCGAAGTCGGGCTGGCCAGGATTGCAAAGATCCTCGGCAATGCAGGCAATGTGCATGTGATTCTGGCCACGGACAAGTACCGGCAGATCGCCGAAGTGACGGTTCTGACGCGAAACCAGAAACTGGTGGCGACGTGTGAATCGACTGAGATGGTAATTGCCTTGCGCGATACCCTGGACAAGATTGAGCAACAGGCGATTCGCCACAAAAAGAAAAAGATGACCATCAAACGGCACGGCAAGTCCGATACGGTTCTCGGGGGTGAAGCGGTCGAAGAGGAAGTAGCGGCTGCCAAGCCCACCGCCGGCAGGGTCGCGGCGAAGAGCAGTGCAGGGCGGAAAGCCGTGCCTATGCTGGTGCATTCGTTTCCATCAACCTCGCCGTTGTCGGAGCCGCATGTTGCGCGCTCGACCGACGGGGTGGCGCTGCGACCAATGACGCTGGAGGAAGCCGTCAAAGAGGCGGCCTTTCGCGATCGGGACGTTTTTGTGTTTCGGGATCACGACGGACAGGCAATGGTTCTACACCGGAAGCGCGATGGAAAGATGGAATTGATCGAAGTGCCATAA
- a CDS encoding YicC/YloC family endoribonuclease, with amino-acid sequence MSAVYSMTGYASVRGSVKEQLGFTLTIKSVNHRFLDLQFRLPSSCDGLEIQLRRTLKEKLRRGHIDVTLQLERKSNVQIQLNAGLLDAYVKAFREASALHGLAGEPDMNALLRLPGLMSAESNVSEEAMQGLDEAVLSLVDELVVKLNEGRAQEGAALAVELRASMLRLQAFATEVAALRGGVRDALFERLRSRLAELIQGTLVSEERLLAEAAVLAEKSDVDEEIVRLRTHVEHFIAILDAGGELGKRLDFLLQELNREANTMLSKTSSASGVDGLRITELGLEMKAEIEKAREQVQNLE; translated from the coding sequence ATGAGCGCTGTGTATTCGATGACTGGGTATGCGAGTGTGCGCGGCTCCGTGAAAGAGCAGCTTGGCTTTACGCTGACGATCAAGAGTGTGAACCACAGATTTCTCGATCTGCAATTCCGGTTGCCGTCCTCCTGCGATGGGCTGGAGATACAGTTGCGGCGAACGCTGAAGGAGAAGCTGCGGCGTGGGCACATTGACGTTACGTTGCAGTTGGAGCGCAAATCAAATGTGCAGATCCAGTTGAACGCCGGGCTGCTCGATGCTTATGTGAAGGCGTTCCGAGAGGCTTCAGCACTACACGGACTGGCGGGCGAACCGGACATGAATGCCTTGTTGCGTCTTCCCGGCCTGATGAGCGCTGAGAGCAACGTGAGCGAAGAGGCGATGCAAGGGCTCGATGAGGCGGTTCTGTCGCTGGTGGATGAGCTGGTAGTCAAGTTGAATGAGGGACGCGCGCAGGAAGGCGCAGCGCTGGCGGTCGAGTTGCGTGCATCGATGCTGCGATTGCAGGCGTTTGCAACGGAGGTTGCAGCGCTGCGCGGCGGAGTGCGCGATGCTTTATTTGAGCGGCTTCGCTCGCGGTTGGCCGAGTTGATTCAGGGGACTTTGGTGAGCGAGGAACGCCTGCTTGCCGAAGCTGCGGTGTTGGCAGAGAAGAGCGATGTTGACGAGGAGATCGTTCGACTGCGCACGCATGTCGAGCACTTTATAGCGATACTCGATGCAGGAGGAGAGCTTGGCAAACGGCTGGATTTTCTGCTTCAGGAGTTGAACCGCGAGGCGAATACGATGCTGTCAAAGACGAGCAGCGCATCAGGTGTGGATGGTTTGCGGATCACCGAGCTTGGGTTGGAGATGAAGGCGGAGATCGAGAAGGCGCGCGAGCAGGTTCAGAACCTGGAGTAA
- the rpoZ gene encoding DNA-directed RNA polymerase subunit omega, translating into MTIENAFHNKYSLVKGAARRARQLQSGAVPLIDAKSTKACRVAQDEIRQGHVKFVLMEKVVAPTLDPTV; encoded by the coding sequence ATGACGATTGAGAATGCTTTCCACAACAAATACAGTCTGGTCAAAGGTGCGGCGCGACGGGCGCGTCAGTTGCAGTCCGGCGCGGTTCCGCTGATCGATGCCAAGTCGACGAAAGCATGCCGCGTGGCTCAGGACGAGATCAGGCAGGGGCATGTGAAGTTCGTGCTGATGGAGAAGGTTGTAGCGCCGACGCTCGACCCCACGGTTTAG
- the rapZ gene encoding RNase adapter RapZ gives MPRKIAKKAAKKIIGAVNTGELVILTGLSGSGKLSALKAFEDLGYYSVDNLPLELVPQFADLVRQSAEIQRAALVVDVREGMGLDEFPAILKRVRRTLPTRVLFLEASEDALIRRFSETRRPHPMGRTNTVIKSIRAERKRLDPIRNVADIVLDTTKFNVHELRAHINAQFEREASDQNLTISSASFGFKNGVPSEADLVFDVRFLPNPHFVPEFRKLTGKHPKVAQYVRQFPQTAEFLDKTTDMLKFLLPHYIKEGKSYLTVAFGCTGGQHRSVFIAEEMKKRLTAAGYRVKTSHRDMPR, from the coding sequence ATGCCACGCAAGATAGCGAAGAAGGCTGCAAAGAAAATCATCGGGGCGGTGAACACGGGCGAGCTCGTGATTCTGACGGGCTTGTCCGGATCGGGGAAGCTCTCCGCTCTGAAGGCCTTTGAGGACCTCGGATATTATTCCGTGGATAACCTGCCGCTTGAACTGGTGCCACAGTTTGCGGATCTGGTGCGTCAGTCCGCTGAGATACAGCGCGCAGCCTTGGTAGTCGATGTTCGCGAAGGAATGGGGCTGGACGAATTTCCAGCGATCCTGAAGAGAGTCCGCCGGACACTGCCGACGCGTGTTCTGTTCTTGGAGGCGAGCGAGGATGCCCTCATCAGACGCTTCTCCGAGACTCGGAGACCGCATCCCATGGGGCGCACAAATACCGTTATCAAGTCGATACGGGCGGAACGCAAAAGGCTGGACCCAATCCGGAATGTCGCGGACATTGTGCTGGACACAACGAAGTTCAACGTCCACGAGCTGCGGGCACACATCAACGCCCAGTTTGAGCGTGAGGCGAGCGATCAAAATCTGACGATCTCATCGGCGAGTTTTGGCTTCAAAAATGGCGTCCCCTCAGAAGCAGATCTTGTGTTCGATGTCCGGTTTTTGCCGAACCCCCACTTTGTGCCGGAGTTTCGCAAGTTGACCGGAAAGCACCCGAAGGTGGCGCAGTACGTCCGCCAGTTCCCGCAGACGGCGGAGTTTCTGGATAAGACGACGGACATGCTGAAATTTCTCTTGCCGCACTACATCAAGGAAGGCAAGAGCTATTTGACAGTAGCTTTCGGTTGTACGGGGGGGCAGCACCGCTCGGTGTTTATTGCCGAAGAGATGAAGAAGCGGCTGACGGCTGCGGGCTATAGGGTGAAGACGTCGCACCGGGACATGCCCCGATAA